The following proteins come from a genomic window of Suricata suricatta isolate VVHF042 chromosome 5, meerkat_22Aug2017_6uvM2_HiC, whole genome shotgun sequence:
- the ARL14 gene encoding ADP-ribosylation factor-like protein 14: MGLLSSKNPKTKQAQILLLGLDSAGKSTLLYKLKLTEDIVTIPTIGFNVEMIELENSLSLTVWDIGGQEKMRTVWEHYCENTDGLMYVVDSTDKQRLEDSRRELKHILKNEHMKNVPIILLANKQDVPGALSAEDVTRMFRVKKLCSDRSWYVQPCCAVTGDGLMEGLRKLTGFVKSHMKSRGDTLAFFKQN, from the coding sequence ATGGGTCTACTGAGTtctaaaaaccccaaaaccaagcAAGCCCAgattctccttctgggacttgACTCAGCTGGGAAGTCTACCCTCCTTTACAAGCTGAAGCTTACTGAGGATATCGTGACCATCCCAACAATAGGTTTCAACGTGGAGATGATCGAATTGGAAAACAGTCTTTCGCTCACGGTCTGGGATATTGGAGGACAGGAGAAAATGAGAACCGTGTGGGAGCACTACTGTGAGAACACGGACGGGCTGATGTATGTCGTGGATAGTACGGACAAACAGCGGCTAGAAGACTCCAGGAGAGAGCTGAAGCACATTTTGAagaatgagcacatgaaaaatgTGCCTATCATTTTATTAGCTAACAAACAAGATGTGCCTGGAGCTCTGTCTGCCGAGGACGTCACCAGAATGTTCCGAGTGAAGAAGCTGTGCAGTGACAGGAGCTGGTATGTGCAGCCCTGCTGTGCCGTCACAGGGGATGGGCTGATGGAGGGGCTCAGGAAACTGACTGGATTTGTGAAAAGCCACATGAAATCAAGAGGAGACACCTTGGCATTTTTCAAGCAGAACTGA